The sequence below is a genomic window from bacterium 336/3.
ATTTTGCAAAACTTGAATGAACTATTCCCCTGAAAAATAGCTCTTCTCCAATTGGGCTAAAAGTCATTCCTATAATTGCCATAATAATAAACATTACATTTCTATCAGTTTGATTAATAGTTGCTGGAATTTTATATGATTTTCCAACATATTGATACCAATTTTGATATGAATTATCATACAGGATTTGTCCAATAAAGTGAAGGGTTATACTTGCAATTAGTCCACAAGCAAAAGCAATGAATAACCATTTGTAATTTTTCGGTTTTGTAATACCTATCTCTTTGCGTCCATATTTGGTCAAAAAAATGAATGGTGCGATTGCAGAAATTGTCATGATTAGTCCAATAAAACCATAGTTTCCTGAAGAGTTTGCATTTAGCACCAAAATAAATCGAGGAATACATACAATGAGAATTAGAAAAATTCCAAGTTTCCAATTAAAATCAAAAAACTTATTCCAAAACGATTTCAATTCTCTGTCCATACTTTAGTATTTCTTATTTCGATTTATATCATGAGATAATAAAAAGGTTTCTATTAATAAATTCTACAACCCATATTTCTCCAGCCTTCTGTACAAAGAGGCTCTTGTAAGTCCGAGTTCTTTGGCTGCTTTGGAGATATTGCCATTGTGTTTGTCCACAGCTTTCTGAATCATATCTTTTTCAATTTCATCCAGATTCATGGTGTTGTTATCCAACTGA
It includes:
- a CDS encoding CAAX protease produces the protein MDRELKSFWNKFFDFNWKLGIFLILIVCIPRFILVLNANSSGNYGFIGLIMTISAIAPFIFLTKYGRKEIGITKPKNYKWLFIAFACGLIASITLHFIGQILYDNSYQNWYQYVGKSYKIPATINQTDRNVMFIIMAIIGMTFSPIGEELFFRGIVHSSFAKSIGEKKASLVESSAFALTHISHFGLVFINNKWDFFTIPTIIWVTSMFLVSLLFFTFRKKTDSILGAIFCHSAFNLGMIYCIFYLL